The Triticum aestivum cultivar Chinese Spring chromosome 3A, IWGSC CS RefSeq v2.1, whole genome shotgun sequence genome includes a region encoding these proteins:
- the LOC123062438 gene encoding acidic leucine-rich nuclear phosphoprotein 32-related protein — translation MKPAVEGDERAAEIARIKAAAAAAKKSAEEVVDVDDEGEDDEGDEEEEAVDGDDDDDEVDDDGEDDDDEGVEGEEKGSAPQQVVDISDEDDGGGDEEEGGDDDDDDDDDDDDEEDDDEVDEEEEPEEELGTEYLVQPLGRAEDEEHSSDFEPEENGDGAEDEEIEDDDAEDGEDSVKAQSSSKRKRSGAEDEDDDDGDDDGDDDEKPPSKR, via the exons ATGAAGCCGGCGGTTGAAGGCGACGAGCGTGCGGCGGAGATCGCCCGCATCaaggccgccgcggccgccgccaaaAAGTCGGCGGAAGAGGTGGTGGATGTGGATGATGAGGGTGAGGACGACGAgggagatgaagaggaggaggcggttgatggcgacgacgacgacgacgaagtcgACGACGAtggggaagatgacgatgacgagggGGTGGAGGGTGAGGAGAAGGGGTCGGCGCCGCAGCAGGTGGTCGACATCTCcgacgaggacgacggcggcggcgacgaagagGAGGGTggtgacgatgacgacgacgacgacgacgacgatgatgacgaggaggacgacgacgaagtcgacgaggaggaggagcctgAG GAGGAGCTAGGAACTGAATATCTGGTGCAGCCGCTTGGCCGTGCTGAAGACGAAGAGCATTCCAGTGACTTTGAGCCAGAAGAAAATGGTGATGGTGCTGAGGACGAGGAGATTGAGGATGATGATGCTGAGGATGGTGAGGATTCTGTCAAGGCGCAATCCTCTTCGAAGAGGAAGAGGTCTGGCgcggaggatgaagatgatgatgacggtgatgatgatggtgatgatgatgagaagCCTCCATCAAAGCGATAG